The nucleotide window ATTGTGAGGACTGTAATGAGGCCATTATTTATGCAAAATGTTTAGATGATGCGTGTAAGCTTCTTTTAAATGTGATCACAGAAAATGTCAGCTGCTTAAAATTCAAGGTGACTTTGCACTACTTTGTCAGTAACACAATATGAGTATTCATAAGACGCTCCGGCTTGCTTAACAGATTACAAAAACCTGGCTCACTTCTAAGTTGCCCATAATGACCGAGAGATGAATCTTGTTGCCTGTTTTTCTCCCAATAAAATTCTTCAGATGTTTTGTGATCACCAATGGCTCTCTTtaaatacaagattttttttttaatgacatgtGTTTTTACCCCCATGCAATTAAACTCCTTCTCCAGAAACTTAAATGGGAGGACTTTCTGCTTAGCACACGACTGTTAGAATGAGTCGCATCATGAAGAGGTAGCAGGAAGACCAGGAAGGCTGCCACTCTttccttgagctgtcacttgtAGATCTGACAAGGCTCACCTTGCCATGTAACTCCAGGTTACTCTAGTTCTGCTCTAAGGACACCTCGCTAATTTAGAGTAAAACAGTGGAAGGAATTCAGTTCCGAATTTCACCCAGCTCCAACGTGTAGATGACtttctcccacctctgcctcgCCCTTCATAGGATTTTCCTGGCTACCCTTCCTGAAGCCTAACACTCAGTCACTCAGCTTTTCATCTTATTCAACCCACAAATAACCCCATTTATGCATGCAATTCATCAGTTTATCTGACAACGGTATTTCAAAAATAAGAGAGTTGTGATATATTCAGAACttaaaatacaggaaaaacaaaataaaaggctCCCTGGCTTTGCAGAGTTGTAAATGTCTACAAGGTGGATACAAAAATGAAGGTCAAGGTCTATTTACTGGATCCTAGACATGCATGGTTCAGGAGCAGACATCCCAAAACGAGACTGTCACAATCACCAGGTCAAGATATGAATCAGGTGCCAGCAATGATAACTTGTGTTAACACATCACAAACCACAGGCCAGGCACTATTCTACCCAGAGAGCACACATTATTTCATTCCATCCATCCTCAAGGCAGCCCTGTGAGAAAGTGCTAACCTAAGTTATTGCCACCTGACACATGAAGAGAGTGAGGCATGGACAGAATATCGTTAGGACCAAGGTCTCAAGAGCAGTTCCCGATTTTAAATCTGGAAAGCTGGTCCTGCACTCCATGCTCTTAACTGGGATCCTGTGGAATTTACATGTAGCTGGAAAAACTGGACCTCAAGTGTAGACAGGCCTCTCTTTCGTGAAAGAAACTTGTGACTCATTTGGACAACGGACGTTTTGGTAGCGCAAACGTCTCAACAAATGGGTTTTGATCATGCAGCTATTCGGATGCGATGTTGGGAAAAGTTGACTGTGCTTCTCACCAATAAGGAAGCACAGTGTGACCTGGGGAGGAGCTGCACCCCGGCAGCTCCCAAACATGGGAGGCATCAGTACCTAGGAGGTCAATGGCTCCAAGGAACcagcaggaaacattttgatTCAGATGTCAGGTGGAGCCCCAAATCCTCATTTTTTAAGTTCTCCAGGTGATTCTGCTGCCTGGCTGGGGAAGCTTGGATCTAGTATCCATTGCTTCCAGCAGGTCTGCTcccaagacaaacagaaattggtCCCCTCCCTTCTATTTCACAATCTCCCTTGGTTGTGTACAATGTTCCCAAACCCTGCTGGTCCCAAGGTGCAGCTCGCTTCCATCTCCCTCCTGCTTTTGATCGAGGCAGTGCCCTCCTGTCTCGTCTTCCACAGAGAACCAGAGCCATGAGTCATCAACCCTTGCATCCACCCTGTGTCTGCACGACTCCGCAGGCCAGAGAAATTGACTGTACGTGAGAAAATCAGGAAGTTGTAAAATCCAAACAGAcacaaagaaattcaaaaattcaACAAACACTGGTTGCTACTCACCGAACAAACAGTTCCCTGTCTCCCTGTGCATGGACTATACAACCgaaaaaactcttaaaatgtgAAGTCTTTGACTTCAGATGATTAACATAAAATTCCTGAGCACAGGTAACACTAAAATGCTCAGGGTCCAGCCCCAAACAGCAATAACCAATCACTACAAAGGCAAACTCAGACTTCTCCATGAATCGAAGACATTAAGCCAAGAAGAGAATATACTTTTAATCCGAGTTCGAAAGGAATGATCTTAGCAATTCCTCATTTTCCCACACAATGTAGTCTgcaaagaaaattatattcaGCAGTCAACCGAGCACTAAAGCGTAGCTGGCAGgtgactttcccaggccagattTTATCTTCAGATGGAAAACAGAGCATCACCAAATTCTCACCTGACATAAGACGCACTTCCCTGCCGAGGCCGTGGAGGAGGAGCACGTGGTGTGAGGATGAAACCCAAGCCTGCGTCTCGAAGGGATCACCCCAGGGGTTTGTTGCACGATGGCCCTGCAGCCGTCCAGGAAAAGCaggaaaggaaatccaaaatgaGAAACAGAAGAAACCCCTCCCAATAAGCCTGCCTTAATATTTTTACACACTGAAACATGAATTTTAAGAACACCCAGATTTGAGGATACAGATACCAGCCAGCTCTAAAGGTGGGTCTGGTTTTAGTCAGCAGGACTCGGAGGGAAGCCAACCACAAAAAGGTCATCCCCTCAGTCAAATTAAGAAGTCGGTCTCCCCATGTGAGCCAGCCACTGTCACTCTTTCCCCCAAAGCGGCTAGCAAACGCATGCTGGTTATCACAAGGAATAAGGGGTGAAAAATGGGCATGGATTGAACAAGAACTGAGTTGAAGCCTAATTTTAACATCTAGAGTTATCTATCAACATGCAACATTAGAGCCATTAGCTATTAGCACACAGGTCCAAggggacagaaaaaaagaaaacatggaaacaaaTTTTAAGTGGAGACATGGGCACCAGACTTTCCACTAAACCTTAAATAACTGGATTACTGAATggactttttcattttcattttgtcacAGAATTATGTCCTGTATGAGGCATGAATgcgtgaatcaatggatgaaagaatGGGTCTTCCATATACCTTTCCATCAGGGAGCCTGGTGCTTGTAGCAGTGTTGTGAGGTAAAGACCTATACATAGAAATGGAAGACATTGAGGACTTGATCTGCTAACATACTTTTTAGCTctgttaaaattatatttctaaacaCTGGTAATTCTGAATTATCCACACTACACCAAAAGAATTGGTAGCATAGTTATTAGAATCCCCAAACTAGTAAGTGCTGGACTGATTTTCAGTCTTTGAGGCCTGCAGCTGATCTGCATGTTTGTTTAGGCTGATTTTAAATTTAGTTTGGGTTTCCTAAGCTCACGCCAGGTAACAGTAGGAAGGAGAAGGCCTGGGATTGTATTGGGTGTCAGAAAGAAACTATTCTGGAGCGATGAATATGATCTCCAATGTGAATAATCTGTAAACAGGTGAGCGAGCCAATTATCTCTGGGTACATGGCAACGCATCTCAGTCGTCAGGATTATTTTCATCCATACACACTCACTATTTTTAAGAGCACAGCCCAGCTGGAAGGGAAATAACTTCCAATTCTTTCCAGCACTTCTCAAAGTAATGAATAGTGGCCAAAGTATTCTTCCTTCTAACTAATCCATTCACCAAGCCTTTATTTAAATAGCTATTGCATGATTGGGACCGCTACACAAACGAAGTCATTTCTGCAGTCCTGGGTTCCCCCATGTTTAACCTGGGTGTACAGACAAGCAAGGCACACTGCTGTAGGTATAATGCCTTTCAATTCCTTAGACGACACCATCCCTCCACCAAGAATCTTGCTaagtttcaaatataaataaaggcAAAGCGAAATGGCGATTTGATTTAATCTTTCACAGCACTTCTTCTGAGGGCTGGGGTGAAGAGGCGGTGTCCTGATTTTATCTGGTAGGACCTCCAATGTCTCATGAAAACACTGGATACTCGTCTGCAAACAAGCTGCAGGTACGGTGGATGTGCAGACCGGCTTTAAGGGTTCACAGTTGGGAGAGTGTTTAGATATCGACGTGTGTGCACACAATCCTATTTACATATTACCTGGCAGATAAGACTTTATAGAGTTCACATTACTGTCTCCTCCTATTCTGCTAAAGTGCAGAGAACAGTCAAACATGATGCAAAGGCtgtaaaatattaatttactcTCATGTTGGTATGCCTAGTTATTACAAAAGCATCCGTGTTGCTACACTAGTTAGGGTAATAAAGAGAGTTCAGATTATTAACTAAATTCCATGTGAAGGAAGAAACACAAGGAGGAAAGTAAGACAGTGCGGATGCCTTGCAAAAAACAGACCAACAACATACAAGAAAATCCATAGAATGTTTTACACAGTCATATATGCTACAGATGGAATAGTTAACACTTTAAAAGCACAGCAGAGCAACAGAATAGAATATTAATTAGTACTGAAGACTGTcaagaaagatggcccaaataatcTTGATGCGATGGTCAGGAAAGACCAGGAAACTTAGGGGAgaggaggccaaagccaagggcacaGTGAAGGCTGTCACTTGCAGTGACAAGAAAATACATGGACTTTGAGCATTAGAAGTTTAAGTGACATAAGTTAGCAGCGCTCATAATTACCACTGAAAACTTCTGCTAAATACTCCCTGGAAGCCCATTAGGTTAAAGGGTATCtaagtggttaaaaaaaagagagagagagagagagagagagagagagaggagagagagagagtttctctTAGGTCAAAACACTGTAATTAGGCAAATCTCTGCCCCTTTAAGTCTCAAACTCTGATTATACTACAATAAATTTTCTGAAAAGTAGCTTTCAGGTAGACCACCAGTATTGCTTACACTTTGGCAATTATCATTGTGTTttctttactccacaaatgggATGCCttcaaaattatagaaaaatcaatGACACATTTGTGCTTTGATATCAAACAAAATATAATGCTTGTTGTAATAATTCTAACCATGTTTCAGCATGTTCATGATGGTAGTAATATGTAGTACAAATACCTACACTTCATTAGTCTGAAAGGTCCACATTACAAATGACCTTACAGAGGGTCATAAAATACGTTActcaggtgggcatttggtctcgCAGTTAAGTCGTTCATTTGGACACCCACATTCTATTTCAGAGTGCCAGGATTCGAACCTCAGCTACTCTAATtacaacccagtttcctgcttatgtgcaggctggggagctgcagaggatggctaaAGTATTTaggtccagctacctgctaagcTGCCTGGGAAAGCGTCAGAAGATGGGCACACTTCAACCCGGCCCAGCCCTTTGgggctgcggccatttggagagtaaaacagcagatggaagatctctctcactctccgtttctccctctctctatgtaactctgcctctcaaataaataaaataaatcttaaaaaaataattaggtgcctgccatccatgtgggagacccagattcagttcctggctcctgacttcaggcatcagcctgatccagccctggttgtttcaagcatttggagagtgaaccaggggaaaggagctctctcttttctgcctttcaaaaataaaattaaaataaacaaataagaaaaaagcttaaaaatgttaCCATATTTACAAGCacaaaaacatataaatatttatatgaaagaagcAATCAAAAGCATTTGCCAGAAATAGATTATTCACCTAAACaacaatctttttatttcttctacaaGTTTATACAATTCTGCATTCTTTAAAACCTTGATCCAGTTACAGTTGTCAGccagaattttaaaatctatgaaaCACTATATATACTCATTCTTATAACACttcttaaagaaattttaagtaaatttattccattaaattaaatgaaactaaaatGTGAACAGCCTAATTGATGACTAAAAAATTaatatcttctaaaaaaaaagtcttaatagCCTAGAACAGAAAATTACTATCTCTATTGGGATTTCTACAGTTTATTGTTTTCAATGCATTTCACCAAATAAGGAGGGCCTGCTTCTGATAACCTTGGAAGTATGACCGGAACTAAATCTGTTCTTTGAAGCAAttaagctgcaccgatctaaatgCCTCCAGAAGGCAGCCATGCAAACTAGTGAATTACTCTGAAAATATATAGCAGTGGAAGTCAACATACCTCCCACCCCCTTAGGCTGCTCTAAGTCCCTTTACCTGTGCAAGTATGGAAGCATTTCAGAGTAGAAACTACAGATAACCATAGTATAAAGAGTTAACTCCTCCACAGAGCTGCTTTTGTGAGTTTCATCATTCTACTGAACTTGTTTAGTGACTACCTTCTAATAGAAGCAAAATGAGCCAGGTGTTACAATGTGTTCATCACCAGAAACAATCATTCAAGGCATGTGCAAAACCAAAATCCACTTGACatttcagaatgggaaaaataaataaataaaaaacacaacagtaCAGAAAAGGAATGTGAGTCCTTGAATTCTACACTAGCAACAAAAATAGGAGCCGagaaatgtttattaatattttcataatctCATACCCACGGCCTCTCTCAGGACTCCCAGACAACTTGGGGATGTTGAAACTTAAGGCAATCTACAGATATCAGACATACAATCTGATGGCCAGAGGGCTTTTCTTTGACCTTTCTCTTAAAGACAATTCAGGGACCCTGGgttcacttcaaaaaaaaaaaaaaaaaaagtcatggcaaaataggattaaaaaggtaagttcattttggtacaaaaacatttgAAGCCCATGCaagattttttcataataggcatacATGAGTTTTTTTGACAAAGTACCACTTCTATTTACCAAACCCTCTTAAAACGAAATCCAGAGAGGAAAGATATTGTCTTTCATGGTACATTTTTCATACTTATTGTACCATGAATTTATTTGTGCACTGAAAACCACACATTCACATTTTGCTACAAAATATGCTGCAAAATATCATCCAGGACCTCCAAGGCAGTGTGTGAAATTTAAACTTCTGTGCTTTattgtgtatcttgcttcccttGTATTTACCTCCCAGAAATAATAGCTCATTTTAACCTCAGCAATGCTTCACCTGACCGGGCCACAGGCAGTCTACCAACCACATAAACTCACTAAACAGTACAAACTCATAAACCCCCTGCGAGGAGTATGGAGGTAGCTCTCTCAATCCTGACCCCAGggggaagaaaagaaattcatCCATTTAGCTTTGTGGTCATAAAACTGTAAACAGACTGGCACGGTCATAACCAAATCCAAGCATTATTAGTCtccatttttgtctttcaaataccaGGGAAATGAAACCACTCCATCTTCCCTGGTCTACCGGAGCAACACAGCACTTCCACGACTAGCGCTGCTCTTCTCTTTTCCTGGATATCATTTTCCTTTGCCTAGCAGGCTTAACAGGGCTGGCTGTCCCTCATGCAAAGACTACAATGttgctcttcaaatgcccattacATTAGATCCTAAAACAGAATGCAAGTTGTTTACAGCGCAAAAGCACTACCCTACTTAGTATCAGTTTACTAGTAAAGGCCTATCTCATTCCTTGCCTGAGGAGGGGAAAAAGCTCTTAACTTATTACCAGACATCATTAAAGATCAGAGCCAAGAGATCCAAACTGAGAATGAATTCACTCCGAAGCTCTGCCTACTGTTAGTAGCAGGTTCTGTTGCAGTGGATATAAAGTTTCAAAATGTGACAACAGGGATATCCTTCCCAGCTCAGTAACTTCCTCCTCAGGAGTAAACGGAAGGGCAGCCATCACTATCAGCAAGCCAAGCTCCAAGGATGAATGCTGTTCACACTTGCAAGGGTTAAGTGCCTGCAAGGCCAAAGGCACCAGACTGCAAAAGCAATGTTGCTTTCCTAAACTCTGAGAGGTTTCTAACAAACCAAATACTTGTTGATCTGCTCACAATAAACACCAGCAGGACTGTCAGGCTCCTTTCACCGTCTGCGGGGATGCATTTACATACTGCACCCAGTGACAACAGCCTGCTGGTGTCCTTTATAAAAGTTGAGTAGCTAGAAGCCTCATTCAGTGCCTCCcgtccaaatgactgcaagaagATGCAATTGAAAATCGTGAAGTCTCCCGTCTGGCTTGGGCAGCACAAATACTGCGCATAAAACACTTGGAGTAGTTCAGGGACAAGACAAACCCACCTGAATGGACGAGGAACACTGTCTGTTGCCATGGCAGCCTGATCTAATTACAGGAGTGATGAGGGCTGGAGTAAGTGCACCGAAAACCTACACCGCCGCCGACACGGATCCACAGGACGAGAAAGACAGGCGGCCAGGAGGTCCAGGGGAGCCCTTCAACCTCTATTTTACGGAGGAGGTGGCATTCAACACCATTTATTTGCAGAGCTGCTAAAATATTGACTGATGCATGCAATCAGGGGAGATTACATGCCAGAGCAGTGTCTGCTGTGGTGCAATCCTTGCCGAGGGAGTTCATGTGCAGGATTTTCTCTTCCACCTCTCTACTGattccctcaggcatcagctttaTTCCACAGACAGCTCAAGACGGCTACCTCTTCCCACCCAAGGACCCGGAGCGGAGGCTTCCCAGGGAAAGACTCCCCAGAAACCCAAACAGAAGCGGCTCAGTTAACACACTCGCAAAAGTAACTAGCAGTGCCTAAAAATAACCACTCGGTAACTACCCACTGCAGCGCGCGCTCCATAAGGATGCTGCTGAAATCCGAAGAGCAGCCTGCATTATACAACGCGAATGTCACTGCGATGTGACTGCGAGATGGCCCAAGCAGCCCTCCCTCGCACAGTCGCGTCCCCGGGGCGCGCACGGCGGGACGCGCAGGGAGAGCGCCACGCCAAGGCATTTGTTCTTCTTCCGTGGGAGGAAGAGGGTCTCCTCCCGCTGCTGTCTCCTGCGGCTCGCACCGGGAAGCTACGAGTCTCTTCGGGGACAGAACCAGTTCGGAGGAGTCCCTACTGCACAACATAcggtaaacaaaataaaaatagccaGCCGCTCTCCTTAGCCACACGGCGCATTATATAACCAGCTTccgatggctttttttttcttttgcccctACTACTCTTCAGCAATTTCTCAACCTCCCGAAGTATTTATATTGCCCTCCTTGTAGGATTATGCACCAAGAAAGCAAAACAGGCACGGGATCGAAGCGGACCTCCTCGTCcttagaagcttttttttttttttttttttgctttttctggcAGCCTCTCCAGAACCATCCGACTTCCACCCCCCAACTAAGCTCCTTGCTCAATCTCCCTAGAAAACCTGAATTGTTTCAGCGCCCCCAGCCAAGCCCCCCTACGTGgtctgaaataaaatgaaagcgcAAGCCGCGGAGTTTCCGCAGGCGGCCCGAGGGCGCGGGGCCGAGGACGCGGCAGGCGGCCCCGGGGGCGGCGGAGCCCCCTCCCGGCGCGCACTCGTACCCGCACCCCCATCCGCACCCGCACCCTCTTGCTCGTACCGCGCCGCGCGCCCACGCCGCCTCACCTCTCGCTCCGCCTGGCCGGCCGCGGCCCTGCCCCCTGCGGGACCGGCCTGCGCGCAGCACTGGAACCACgtaggaggcggcggcggcggccgcgggagTGGCAGAGTGTCCGGCCCGGCcccgagcgagcgagcgagcggcgGGGCTCCGAGGCGCATCCCAAGCCCCGCAGCGCCtcctcctccgccgccgccgccgcctcttcccctcctcctggcttcccattcACCCTCCCGGCAGCCGCGCAGCCCTTCACTCCCGGCGCAGGGCAGCGCCCGCCGCCGCTCCTCTGCTCCTGCCGCGGGCGCTGGCGGGGACGCGGGCCCGGGCTGGGGCGCTCGCGGGCTCCCGGCtccgggcggcggcggctgcaCATGATCAGGAAGCGGCCGCACCAACagggcggcggtggcggcggtaGCCAGGGCCGCCACCGCCACTCCAGCCCCGCTCCGGGCACCCTCACGCCTTGCGCCGCGCGCAAAGTCCGGCCCGGCGCCGGGAGCAGCCCTCTCCCAGCCCGCAGCTGCACGCCCCGGAAGGCCGGCTTCGGCGGGCAGACCCCCACCCGGGAGCGCCGGGGCCAGGCGACCACCGGCGGGGAAGCCTAGCCCTCCCGAGCCCCGCTCGCGCTCACCGCCCCCCTCTGGGGAGGAGGATCGCGAAGGAAGCGGCGGGGGGCAGGAGGACAGCGCGACCcccagccgccgccgcctccccgctGCGCCACCCGGAGGGAGGAGGACATGGTTCTCCGCACTAGCGGCCGGACCGGCAACCGCCGGAGCGGGGCGCCGCCGCCGCTCTCGCCAcccgcgccccccgcccgggCGCGCCCCCTCGCCCGGCGGGCGCCCACCCGGGGCCCTGGCAGTTCCCCCTGCGGGCCGCGTCGGCGCTCGGAGCTGGGGTCCTGGCcgagaggctggagctggggacggttgtatacacacacacacacatacacacacacacacacacatacacacacacacaacacgacGCGTCGGTTTCCctcgctcctcttccagctgtTTTCCGTGCAGCCAATTGGGGTTTGGGGTTTGTTTGCTGGTTGTTGCTTTTGCCCCTCTCGGGGGAGCGGAGAGAGGGGCGGGGGGATTTTAATCTAAATAAGGGGCgaaggggatgggggaggggggagaaagaaccagaggaggaaaaaaaaatagccactTACTGTAAAGTGTAAATGGATCTGGGGTTGcgtggggaggggggacagagggagagaaacagtgtCTCGCGGCCGCtgtggctctggctgctgctccacGGGGCTTGTTTTGGATCCCCCTGCAGTGAACAGGTCCTGTACGGCTCCGCCACTGTAGTAGAAATGATGTCTGCGGTATactctgctctctcctcctcctcctccccctcccgctcgccctccctcctccctccgcccGCCCTCCCTCGCGCTCGctcgcgctcgctcgctcgctcgctcgctccagTATGTAAATGTGTAATAGAAGCCAAATATGGAGCAGTTGGCGGCCGCCGCCGCAGCTCCAGGATCCGACTtcatgggggggggagggggcaccccCTGGCAGGCGGCCCGGCGAGCCGCGCAGAGCACGGCGAGcgcacggcggcggcggcggcccgcgcCCTTAACCCTTCGGTGCGCGTCGCCGCCCGGGGACGCAGCCCCCGGGGAGCCCCGCGCCGGGCGGGCCCCCGAGGAGCGGGAGGGAAGAAGCGGGCCTCGGTGGGGGTAGGGCGGAGCGGAGTGGTGGTGGAACCGCTCCTTCCAGGTTCGGGAAAGGGGCGGGGAGTTGGGACGATGAGGTCATTGGAGCGGTGaccgggccgggggaggggggtccTTGAGCGCCTTCCCAGGTCCCGCCACCCAGTCGGAGGGTTGCAACTCGGGCAGCCTGGGGGTTTCTCCCAGCGAGTGTCGGGGGCTGTGAAGGACCCAGGGCGGGGCGGAGAGGTCGGCCGTTTCCCATCCGGACGTGCCCTTGCTCCCCGGCGCCGCGAGGAGCGGACCCGCAGGCTTGGTGTGCGCCTCCTCCACTGTACGCTAACCGGCAAGCACGGCTCGCTCCGGCGCCCCGGAACCCAAACCCTGGGTCCGCGGGGCTGGCTCCAGCGCGCAACTCTGGAAAGTTGAGAGGCTGAGTCCCGTTGCGCGAGGCAGCCTCACCGTTGCGGCCCCTGAAAGCTGGCGACCCCCGGGAGccgccctcctctctctccctccctctgtctctgcaggTCGGGCGATCAGCTCCGGGCACCGAACTCCTCGGTGGCGCTAGGCTTTGACACACGACCTCCGCGCGCGCACGCGCCTGCGTGCGTCCCTCCCGCAGCTAATTCGGGATCATTAATTTCATCGGAAATGAGGTAACCAGCggaggaggcagagaaagcgAGAGGAGCACCCAACGGCGGTTCTTGCGAACCCGCGCCCAAGTACTTCCTCGGGACTTAGTCGGCAAGTGCGGTCCCCAGCCCCGCACCAGCCCGCGCCCAGCCAGGCCCGGCCGGCGCGCGCGCGCAAGGGGCGCACCTTGGCCCGCAGGTGCGGCGCCTGGAGGAAGGGAGCTGGCGGCTGCCGACGGTTCTGGAAGACCAGGAGGTGTTGGGACCGCTCTCGCCCTCCTGCAGGTGCTCAGCACGGAGCGTCTGGAAACACGATCCCTGTGTATCTTGCCTGCGAGCTGCGTTTGCGAGACCTTTTGGCTGAGTTTGCCCATGACCTAACAATTTAGTCACCGACCGAAGCGGGGTGCAGAGTCACCGAGAGAAATGCAACAACGCCGTATTGTGGAGCCGGAGTGCCTCCGAAATAAAAACCAGCGCTGCGAGCCTGGGAAACGCTTTTGTCCTCGCGTTTTTGCAATGCCATATCCGTATGCATGACTACTTAAATAGAACCACGACTGTTCTCTCTTGCTGGtttccacaactttttttttttttttttttttttttttttttttttttccccatttaaaaGTCAGCGATCGTGACGGTTTCAACCTCAGGGTGATCGTCGGTCTCATTACAGCCTCTAGTGGACAGTTAACATCACTTTCCTGAAAAGTCTCTGCCTGGTTTTGTTTTCCTGGACAAGCTTGACCCAGGTGAAGGTAAATTTTTCAGAACGTAGCCGGGAAATCTCTCGTCCCCGCTCCCTCGGGCAAGCGGacttcagaaagcttcagaaacttctGGGGGCGTGCGCTGCGTGCTGCAGGTACTGCTGTTCCTGGCCTGTGAACGAACCGAGAGCTGCTGCTCTTCGTTTCGGTTTCAGACAGCTTTCATAAAAGAAGTAAattcatctaaaatatttttataacagaaAAT belongs to Oryctolagus cuniculus chromosome 5, mOryCun1.1, whole genome shotgun sequence and includes:
- the LOC138849695 gene encoding uncharacterized protein, whose amino-acid sequence is MDLGLRGEGGQRERNSVSRPLWLWLLLHGACFGSPCSEQVLYGSATVVEMMSAVYSALSSSSSPSRSPSLLPPPALPRARSRSLARSLAPVCKCVIEAKYGAVGGRRRSSRIRLHGGGRGHPLAGGPASRAEHGERTAAAAARALNPSVRVAARGRSPRGAPRRAGPRGAGGKKRASVGVGRSGVVVEPLLPGRAISSGHRTPRWR